The nucleotide window ttattgttattattactattattattattattattattattattattattactattattattattattattactattattattattattattattattattattattattagcGTTTTGTTGAGAATCAGCTGctcttaatatatttaattgCTGCTTTAAATAATCGCATACTGATATGTTCCATGTTGAGGgtaatttattataacttAGGCATGGACCAAAAACAGctatataattatgtaaatCTACTACCGTTACAGCACTTCTTAACCGatttaaatgatataaaaatgatgtCTTTTCATCGGTTGTACTACAATCTGAACAcatatcttttaatattacaaTCAATTGTTGTTTACATATCTCAACAAGTGATGGCACATCTAATTTTTCTTGATCCGTATAATGTAAACGAAGACTTTCTATATCATCTTTCTTTTCATAAATTAAATCTTGATCATCATGATTCATATGGGACATACCTATCATCATTTCCTTATTATTGTCTTTTCCATTTTCattctttatattaatGTCTCTTTCATTTACCAAAGTTTCCATATTgatcattttatatatacatacataaattaatacatatatataaatatataatatacatatgtatattataataatatgtgGGTGTacatatacacatatatatatatatatataaatatatatatattatattatcaatatgaaaatataaacatatgtataatatatattatatacacCCACCCctcaatatttttttaattattatatattttatatatagtgTAACTTTAATTTAAGTATTAATTTTGGAATGAAGaattcataaaatataataaaatgaaataattaaaaaattatataataaaaaaataaaaaatatgataacACTATAGTAaattcttcttcttcttcttctttttttttttttttttttttttttttttttttttttttttttttttttttaattttttttttcttttttttttttttttttttttttttttttttttttttttatatttttttttttttttttttttttttttttttcctttcatatattattctttctttttcttcttatgTGCACATCAATTATGCTTctttacaaaaaaaaaaaaaaaaatggaaaacaggaaaatttgtatatatatatatatatatatatatgtatatatatatttatattattaagccaaaaaaaaaaaaaataaataaataataaataaaatatataatataatataaaaaaaaattaaaagtacaattacatatatataaatatatatttttgataattttgttatatataagtatatatacTTGGTTGttcaaaataattttttttttttatactttaTCAAAGCTGAAATagattttatattatataataaaatacaggttcaatgaaaaaaatatatacaaatttatcattatataatacttttATCAAAGTGCTTTgttttttctcttttttttatttttttttttttggtttttttttttcttatatttatttttttttttaatgtgttcttaatatatatattatatatatatatatatatatataattaaatatgtatgtatttcattatatatataatatatatgtatgtaatgtaattataacattattggtttgttattattatatatgtataaatatatatatatatatatatataatatgtaagTAATTAATtcacatataaatattataatataaataaataaatgtattatatatatatgtaacatatgtatatagTATAATATGATTTTTAATAGGAAAGCTTGTGtatgaaaaaattttgtaatagtaatattatgaagatcatatatatattatacatatggaaaaaaattaaaatactttttacatttatatatatatgtatacaaaacttaatatgaaaaactatataaatatatatcaatagtttttttttttttttttttttttttttatatatactttattatatatatattcttacatcatattatatataaatatatattatatttataaatactTTTGTCCCCgtatgaatttttttttttttccttcattgcattttttataaatcaatatatataatatatatatatatatatgtatatatcattttttattttattttaatattttttaattaatttaatcTTCTCGTATCAATTctaatatttatatattttttcttgagcactttttttttttttttttttcccatTAGCTACTATATATTGCATTATGTGCATAAGCAAAAATTTACGGAAATggaaaaaacaaaaaaaaatgagggggaaaaaaaacaaggagatatttataaaaactatctaaaaaaaataataaatgatatgttatatatatatatatctatatatcttacatatacaataatatattacaatattGATTTTATGTTATACATTTTGTCGTTAATTAAAgggaaataaaaaaatgataaaaaaaaaaaaaaatgtatatgatgtataacatttattaatatataaaatatatcatcacatatataatatatatataaagagttatatttatattttataaatatgtatggtaaaatttttttcatttctcatatgtatttcttttcttttctttttttttccagtacattatatatatatatatatttaagtaTACACAAaactattatatatagtaatgtttacaaaattatatgtattatatatatatataatatatatatatatatatatttcacTTTCTTGCGATTTTTTATGCAagtttctttttttattttctttattttttttttttttttttttttttttttttgttccttatcaataaatgaaattataaatacgtatatatttttatacacAGATAANNNNNNNNNNNNNNNNNNNNNNNNNNNNNNNNNNNNNNNNNNNNNNNNNNNNNNNNNNNNNNNNNNNNNNNNNNNNNNNNNNNNNNNNNNNNNNNNNNNNTTATAAatttatgattattattatatttatacatatattaaattatcataGTTTGCactcttttttttttttttttttttttttccctcTCTATTTTCTTATGAATGCACTAATTTATAAAACGTGCGATAGATAAAAAaacttatttttttaaatgatgtatataaatatataaaatattatatatattatatttcttattgttatgtaataaaatgcacatttaaaaaaaaataaaataaatttataatgaAAGATAATACatgtttaaatatataagaaaaaaaaaaaaaaaaaaggaaatattcgtttattttttattatgtgtACATAACATCGCGATACAACAAAAtaatgtttaaaaaaaaaaaaaaaaaaaagcataaaattttataggccttatttaaaaaaaaaaaaaaatttatacatatatataaatataaataaatatatatatataatatatatttgtatacatattcatttaaataatgtGTATGTATTATAAGTAACTGTAAGCCCTTTAATTTTGTtcctatatttttttattttgaacataaaatattatcgAAACGTTTATATTAgtacattttatatataaatgtatacatatatatatacatatgtatatatatatatatatatatatatatatatatatatatatatatatatatatttccatATTGTAGCATCCagtatatatatcatgCAAGTTAAATAAAAGCGCTTATAATGTACTacttatatttaaaatatcaaCAAATGTAAGTTAAAATCAAAGGTGTACGCACAAATAAGCAAGTCCtattaaaataatcattatacatatataatatataatatatttattatatatatatatatttatttatttatttatatatttcgtAAAAGAAATGTTGGGTGATGCAAGcgatatatatataatatatataatatattagcATCTATATCCCCTTacaatatttaaataaccataaatatatttattgtatatgtattatgTATGGAGTTATATCTACATTAATATGTAactataaaaatatatatatacatatacatatattttttttttttttttaacatgtgcattatatatacatactAAGAAATAGAATATacatacacatatatatatatatatatatatatatatatatatatatatatatatatatgtaaaaaaaaaaaaaaaaaaaaaaaaaaaatagaaatatattgaacactttaattttataataagcaaaaacatttatcattaaatattatgaataaattaaataaaaaccTTGATATATCAATGtatttatgatatatatcgaaagaattttttatttaagGCATTCACTTAGTTATcaatataaacatatgttaaggttttttaaattttataaagtatttttttttttttttttttgtttttttattcgatgttatgaaaatatatcaaatgatattttagtttttatttaatctattatatatatatatatatatagaaaaaaatatatgttttttaaaaactTGTTGTTCACCCTAATAAAtggaataataaaaaaaaaaaagaaaaaatacatatatatatatatatatatatatatttatttatttatttatatgtatgtattcATTTTAATGTGAAACCCCTAAACAgctttatttttttctttccaTATTAAGTTATTCACTTGTAGCTATTTAAAATTTGTAACAAATGCATATGCACATGTGTAGTtaaattttcttcatataaatatatttatagaatatatatttaaaggaatatatagttcataaaatatatagtaaTGTAAAATTGTATGATCGATACACTAGTTATATACACTAATGCCTATAAATGATACAAGACGATAcgtttaaaaaataaattgtttatttattttatgtgcacatataaaaaaaaaaaaaaattataaaaaaactattcatatatatgtattaatatagtctgatttttttgtgtgtgatatatatttgcttatattgttattatctaaacaattatataactacagcattttttcaaaaaaaaaaaaaaaaaaaaaaaagtatacatatataatatatatatatatatatcatcatttgAATGTAGTGCATGCTCTATGTAGGGAAATTTGTAGAGAAAACAGATATGctaatatttattttttaaaaaaaaattataaaagttacatatatacatatatttatatatatatatatatatatatatatatatatattacgCAAAATAAGggaagaaataaaaatactGCATGCGTTTTAAGGAtcttaaaatatatttagtGCATATgcaaatatattatttagaATTAAAatgcacatatatatatatatatatatatatatatatatatatatatatatatatatgaataaatatacatattttatttttatcgaaatattattattatatttaatgtatatattttatatataccaCCATTTAAGttcaataaaatattaatatgtcttatattaatatgtatgCACATAACAGCTGAGagtttaaaaaatttttgctttttattttttttttaagacgaaatatataaatagaagacatgaaataataatacacataaaatcttattattgaaaaaataagaaaagtTTATAAAGAAATTCGTGTAAAAAGAgttattaaatatatgtatgtgtttatatgtatttttttatttttttattttttttaactatataaaatacttttcatgtttttcttctttttttttttttttttttNNNNNNNNNNNNNNNNNNNNNNNNNNNNNNNNNNNNNNNNNNNNNNNNNNNNNNNNNNNNNNNNNNNNNNNNNNNNNNNNNNNNNNNNNNNNNNNNNNNNNNNNNNNNNNNNNNNNNNNNNNNNNNNNNNNNNNNNNNNNNNNNNNNNNNNNNNNNNNNNNNNNNNNNNNNNNNNNNNNNNNNNNNNNNNNNNNNNNNNNNNNNNNNNNNNNNNNNNNNNNNNNNNNNNNNNNNNNNNNNNNNNNNNNNNNNNNNNNNNNNNNNNNNNNNNNNNNNNNNNNNNNNNNNNNNNNNNNNNNNNNNNNNNNNNNNNNNNNNNNNNNNNNNNNNNNNNNNNNNNNNNNNNNNNNNNNNNNNNNNNNNNNNNNNNNNNNNNNNNNNNNNNNNNNNNNTTTTgtgtataaatatttaatcctttgtatatgtatacttaataatatatatacataatatttttaaaaaagtatatatttttgacagtcatattttttgtttccACATGTATcattatgttatattacTTTTTGGTAAATTATAGATTGTGATgtgtaaatataatagtttgtaaatttgtatttattttgttataatgtatacatatatataatatatttatgtcgtatataaaaagattTGTATGTTTACTCACATAATGTCAATGTTTTACTAGCAAGAATTACCCTTGAGACAACTAACCTAAGGTAAAATTTAAACAAgataacattttttatatgttcattaaaagaaaaaaatatttcctTACAATTTCCTGTCAATTCGTTTGTATATCTCAAGGCATcaattaatttattttgcTGTATACTACTTAAAGCATATGATAGATTCAATAagttattttttaaaatattatttttagaTGAACgaataagaatattatgtaaggtagattcatatttaatataaatagaaGACATGATTTTCCCTAAGATTtgtttaaaataattatcgTCTTTATTTAGAAAAGCTTGTAGAACACATTCTTCATATAAGGTataaaattctttttttaatttttcattattattagttGGCTTAAATATATGAGAAAAGAAATTACTAGGTAATATTTGAAAGagtttatttaaatatatatctttttgtAAGTCGTTTTTTAATTCgattaatatatgttcaATAGATATATCATGAATTATACAATTTTGTAGATTTActaatttattttgtatattactaatattttctaaattaaatttgttctttatttcatttgtaaatatatcttttatattattaatatgcgatatatatatattcatttttttaaaataattttcttgtaataatttaaattgttgttgaattttgtttttctctttttctaattcttcatttttaatattcattaaatatttttgaaacttttctttttctttctcataattttgttttaatatcttttcatctttttttaatttttttaacaagaatcgttttatatattttttatatttcttttgtttttttaaaaatatatttttatattttatagttagtactttttttaatgttcctttttcttcttctaataaaatatcattataCTTTTCACAAACTAATTCATTTACAAACATTTGtgtaattttattttttaattcttcttcatttaatttGTCTATTTTAACTTCAAACTCTTTGACTGTTTTgtcaaatattttattaaaatgtgtatcattatataatagcatattttgtattatattatatttcctcgattcattattattatttcttagAAAAATTGTGTTACTATCCTTTTCTACTGGTCTAATtgtttttccttttttgttcttttcctttttatatatttttttttttttttttctttctttagaattttcttcttttatatacTTCATATTGTACTTCACAAAATTAGGACTCTCTATATTATAAGGTTCATCATCCTTActtatattcttattaagAAGATCTGTAATTTCTTCCTTACCATTTCTAAGcattttattgtttttttctttggTTTCTTcagaatatataatggGACATTTTTTCTCTACATCAATTGATTGAATTAAATTTACATCatctatatttttgattGTATCCTCATCTGTAAATTGATTATTATACCATATgtttttatctttatccttttcatttatttcataAGTATCTTTGTCAATCTtcacatatttattattcatctcttc belongs to Plasmodium reichenowi strain SY57 chromosome 10, whole genome shotgun sequence and includes:
- a CDS encoding hypothetical protein (conserved Plasmodium protein, unknown function), yielding MIRSTYIFSRLLFKNSNEKRKNLNMTHCVFLYTHNIHSCFYKKIHTNVNSQEIKNDTTININNNNNNNNNNNNNNNNYYKEKKKKKIYSLKNAFAVSILFLYGSYECINILQHNEDIQRKVKIYPSLYNIIDKKIIPLKIKYDKMIIHFKTYILEHIKSLQKVNDYFIQIYSLVLKYYNNLKHLIIIKITYFLDLLERYIKIIRGHERNHMVKKINQNDEKNINEKIDEQYNGHKNNDECNSRNNNETIYIQNHSRDKGIQSTSQKDDAEYHIDFDASDKEKEKYISNNHSIDNTRNIILEVDDKYLQDGLRDVVDILDNPNLLHIKDVEYNKEIKPHNIHDNMNTSNYVTGLDLYEYNMNKENYPMFNQPTEINIEEEKINVHNKDDEIFGDKKNCEHFGDDEIYEDKKNCEHFGDDEIYEDKKNCEHFGDDEIYEDKKNCKHFGDDEIYEDKKNCEHFGDHDNSNIIYLSQDKMNKNIDCQDSTNYTLKDREKENLHTVEQEINQKDNDDENAYVEKLDKNIYEEMNNKYVKIDKDTYEINEKDKDKNIWYNNQFTDEDTIKNIDDVNLIQSIDVEKKCPIIYSEETKEKNNKMLRNGKEEITDLLNKNISKDDEPYNIESPNFVKYNMKYIKEENSKERKKKKKIYKKEKNKKGKTIRPVEKDSNTIFLRNNNNESRKYNIIQNMLLYNDTHFNKIFDKTVKEFEVKIDKLNEEELKNKITQMFVNELVCEKYNDILLEEEKGTLKKVLTIKYKNIFLKKQKKYKKYIKRFLLKKLKKDEKILKQNYEKEKEKFQKYLMNIKNEELEKEKNKIQQQFKLLQENYFKKMNIYISHINNIKDIFTNEIKNKFNLENISNIQNKLVNLQNCIIHDISIEHILIELKNDLQKDIYLNKLFQILPSNFFSHIFKPTNNNEKLKKEFYTLYEECVLQAFLNKDDNYFKQILGKIMSSIYIKYESTLHNILIRSSKNNILKNNLLNLSYALSSIQQNKLIDALRYTNELTGNCKEIFFSFNEHIKNVILFKFYLRLVVSRVILASKTLTLCE